One window of the Podospora pseudopauciseta strain CBS 411.78 chromosome 4, whole genome shotgun sequence genome contains the following:
- the ERT1 gene encoding Transcriptional regulator of nonfermentable carbon utilization (EggNog:ENOG503NWT9; COG:K): MPEDGGPFGSEAAEASGAMSETENEYDDHEPHHKDEDDRMSEQNTTPDGVDAGGEVKKKYDPKDPLRPRRKKARRACYACQRAHLTCGDERPCQRCIKRGLQDSCQDGVRKKAKYLHDAPPEALRPVLGPNYNPNAPSSRHGGQRHHSVSTDASTVRTFFSHSNASQYPVYSSTQSIPHGLAESLPFNSQQSPVSPTFQQTSSNPPISGMVAPPVSSPMTPFGLPFDPSDPNIFNFNIDGLNFGSHYGAMEFGMLGHMSSSAADTPPQESGMGQQPGDVHFGAGLFGSHFDNRMLPEFLGLDAGANGIYSQGNLQHGLPHAYAIPAGPTSLQSPSTENNSPQPTTFGFDDRPSPTMSQYPNAPGAKSSSNSRPSKLRKLDKVAILQKRQRDPSYIYDTVKKSFDYVGSFHKLFEVLSSRFSQPHAARIAKSLAAIRPALLASTRNLTTQDLIFMEQCFQRTLFEYEDFMTQSSSPTLACRRTGEIAGVNKEFTALTGWTKDVLLGKEPNRNTNLGGTGVRTTPRLKSLNETSAENGGAASGPRPVFLAELMDHESAVEFYEDYSQLAFGDSRGRMTRKCRLLKYRTDKPAVGGGGGAGEEERKPDPSAAPLQQEKDSRHSILSNRVAKIDGEHGISKLERDGKLECSYTWTIKRDMFDMPMLFVINFLPCYYRNHNQLAV; the protein is encoded by the exons ATGCCGGAAGACGGTGGGCCTTTCGGATCAGAGGCAGCAGAAGCCTCGGGTGCCATGTCTGAGACCGAGAACGAGTACGACGACCACGAACCGCATCATaaagacgaagacgacagGATGTCTGAACAAAACACGACTCCAGATGGCGTCGACGCCGGCGGtgaggtcaagaagaagtATGATCCAAAAGACCCATTACGTCCTCGGCGGAAAAAGGCCAGGAGAGCCTGCTATGCCTGCCAGAGAGCCCATCTCACATGTG GTGATGAAAGACCATGTCAACGCTGTATAAAGCGCGGATTGCAAGATAGCTGTCAAGATGGGGTCAGGAAAAAGGCCAAATACCTCCACGACGCACCACCAGAAGCCTTGAGGCCAGTTTTGGGCCCCAACTACAACCCCAACGCGCCAAGTTCACGACACGGCGGCCAGAGGCACCACAGCGTCTCGACGGACGCATCTACCGTCAGGACATTTTTCTCACATTCAAACGCTTCGCAGTATCCTGTCTACTCATCGACACAGAGCATCCCGCATGGTCTGGCCGAGAGTTTACCGTTCAACAGTCAACAGTCACCTGTCTCCCCAACATTCCAGCAGACCTCGAGCAACCCTCCTATCAGTGGAATGGTGGCGCCTCCAGTTTCGAGTCCAATGACACCCTTCGGGCTACCCTTCGACCCAAGCGACCCCAACAtcttcaacttcaacatCGATGGTCTGAACTTTGGGAGTCACTACGGGGCGATGGAGTTTGGAATGCTGGGCCACATGTCATCAAGTGCTGCCGATACCCCACCGCAAGAATCTGGCATGGGTCAACAGCCAGGCGATGTGCATTTTGGGGCCGGGTTGTTTGGGAGCCATTTCGACAACCGCATGCTGCCGGAGTTTCTGGGTCTGGATGCAGGCGCCAACGGCATCTACTCGCAAGGGAACCTGCAACATGGTCTCCCTCACGCCTACGCGATACCAGCTGGCCCAACTAGTCTTCAGAGTCCCAGCACCGAGAACAACAGCCCACAGCCTACCACCTTTGGCTTTGACGACCGACCATCACCGACCATGTCACAATACCCCAACGCTCCCGGAGCCAAGAGCTCATCAAACAGCCGTCCGTCAAAGCTGAGAAAGCTCGACAAGGTGGCCATTCTGCAAAAACGCCAGCGCGACCCGTCGTACATTTATGACACGGTCAAGAAGTCGTTTGACTATGTTGGCAGCTTCCACAAACTCTTTGAAGTTTTGTCCAGTCGGTTTTCCCAACCTCATGCTGCTCGCATAGCCAAGTCGTTAGCTGCCATCCGACCAGCCCTCCTCGCGTCCACACGAAACTTGACGACGCAAGACCTCATCTTTATGGAGCAGTGCTTCCAACGAACGCTATTCGAGTACGAAGACTTCATGACGCAGTCTTCAAGTCCCACCCTTGCCTGTCGGCGCACGGGCGAGATCGCGGGCGTGAACAAGGAGTTTACTGCCCTGACAGGGTGGACCAAGGACGTCCTGCTGGGGAAGGAACCAAAccgcaacaccaacctcggcGGGACAGGGGTGCGGACCACCCCGCGGCTCAAGAGCCTCAACGAGACCAGCGCAGAGAACGGCGGCGCCGCGAGCGGTCCGAGACCGGTGTTTCTTGCTGAGCTGATGGACCACGAGAGCGCGGTGGAGTTTTACGAGGATTACTCGCAACTTGCGTTTGGGGAcagcagagggaggatgacgaggaagtGCAGGTTGCTCAAGTACCGGACTGATAAGCCGGCTgtgggtggcggtggtggtgcgggggaggaggagaggaagccgGATCCGAGCGCCGCGCCGCTGCAACAGGAAAAGGACTCGAGGCATAGTATTTTGAGCAACAGGGTGGCGAAAATTGATGGGGAGCATGGGATTTCGAAGCTGGAGAGGGATGGGAAGCTAGAGTGCAGTTATACTTGGACGATTAAGAGGGATATGTTTGATATGCCGATGTTGTTTGTTATTAAc TTTTTACCATGTTACTACCGGAATCATAACCAATTGGCGGTTTAA
- a CDS encoding hypothetical protein (COG:S; EggNog:ENOG503NTW3) yields the protein MATATTTTTTTTTTTTTTTDEKTAGHERTDDEDRSSSRDSSSSSIKGPTLEPIRPASRISRKSHASQNRLSLHRERSNNGYGVDDLVDRSSEEDGVAAAAGGGGGNIEAVSSQVDAPDALTDPYEVTWDGGDNDPMCPRSMPQWRKWLVIFITSVGSFCVTNGSAVYTASYADMMSEFNSSRIVVTLGLSFYVLGIALGPFWSPLAEFYGRRPIYLASFLFFMIFLIPSALAKNIQTMIVSRFFQGLAGSAFLSVSGGTVSDMFTHDKMLMPMAIFSLSPFVGPSTGPLIGGVMVMFVQWRWMHYYLLILSGALFLSIALLVPETYHPVLLKRKAARIRKETGDERYYAPIERSTKSIPKTVGLSLLRPFQILMFEPMALILNIYTAMLLGLLYLFFGAFPLIFTTNHDFNLWQVGLTFTGLLVAMIIACCVTPLWNNFRHTLKERRRRKTGVLKDEPEDQLPQVIVGAPLITGGLFWFGFASTPEIHWIVPLIGSGVFGLGMSFAFTGVFTFLVAAYPRYAASALASNALVRCSFAAAFPLFGYQMYEALGFQWATGLLAFITLGLMPFPYIFFRYGRRIRERSRFASAT from the exons ATggcgacagcaacaacaacaacaacgacaacgacaacgacaacgacgacaacaacagacGAAAAGACTGCCGGACATGAGAGGACAGACGATGAAGACAGGTCATCATCGCGGGActcgtcgtcctcttcaATCAAAGGCCCAACGCTAGAACCCATCCGTCCAGCATCCCGAATCAGTCGGAAAAGTCACGCCAGCCAGAACAGATTGTCGCTTCACCGGGAGAGGTCGAATAACGGGTATGGGGTTGATGATTTGGTAGACCGCTCATCGGAGGaagatggtgttgctgctgctgctggtggtggtggtggtaacaTTGAGGCTGTTTCTTCTCAGGTTGATGCCCCGGACGCGTTGACTGATCCGTACGAGGTTAcgtgggatgggggggataACGACCCGATGTGTCCGAGGAGTATGCCGCAGTGGAGGAAGTGGTTGGTGATTTTTATCACCTCGGTGGGATCGTTTTGTGT AACGAATGGTTCGGCGGTTTACACTGCTTCTTATGCGGACATGATGTCCGAGTTCAACAGCAGCCGGATTGTTGTCACGCTTGGGTTGTCGTTTTATGTCCTGGGGATTGCTCTCGGTCCGTTTTGGTCGCCGCTGGCCGAGTTTTATGGCCGACGACCCATCTACCTCGCGTCGTTTTTGTTCTTCATGATCTTTCTGATTCCTTCGGCGCTGGCGAAGAATATCCAGACCATGATCGTCTCGAGATTCTTCCAGGGTTTGGCTGGGAGTGCGTTCTTGTCTGTGTCTGGGGGTACGGTTAGCGACATGTTCACCCACGACAAGATGCTCATGCCCATGGCGATTTTCTCACTCTCACCATTTGTTGGACCGTCGACTGGGCCGCTGATTGGgggtgtgatggtgatgtttgtTCAGTGGAGGTGGATGCATTATTATCTGCTTATTTTGAGCGGGGCCTTGTTTTTGAGCATTGCGTTGCTTGTGCCGGAGACGTACc ATCCCGTTCTGTTGAAGAGAAAGGCAGCGAGAATCAGAAAGGAGACGGGTGACGAGAGGTATTACGCGCCGATAGAGCGGTCGACAAAGTCGATTCCAAAGACTGTTGGTCTTTCGCTGTTGCGACCGTTCCAGATCCTGATGTTTGAGCCCATGGCTTTGATCTTGAATATTTACACTGCCATGCTCTTGGGCCTGCTGTATCTCTTTTTTGGAGCGTTTCCACTGATCTTTACGACGAATCATGACTTCAACCTGTGGCAGGTTGGGTTGACGTTTacggggttgttggtggccaTGATTATTGCCTGCTGCGTCACGCCGCTGTGGAACAACTTTCGGCATAcgttgaaggagaggaggaggaggaagacgggGGTGCTGAAGGATGAGCCCGAGGATCAACTGCCGCAGGTTATTGTGGGCGCGCCGCTCATTacgggggggttgttttggtttgggtttgCGAGCACGCCCGAGATTCATTGGATTGTGCCGTTGATTGGGTCGGGGGTTTTTGGACTTGG GATGTCGTTCGCTTTTACGGGGGTATTTACCTTTCTG GTCGCAGCCTACCCGCGGTACGCAGCCAGCGCTTTGGCGTCTAATGCTTTGGTGCGGTGTTCATTTGCTG CCGCCTTTCCGTTGTTTGGGTACCAGATGTATGAGGCGCTGGGGTTCCAGTGGGCGACGGGGTTGTTGGCCTTTATTACTTTGGGATTGATGCCTTTTCCGTATATATTTTTTAGGTATGGGAGAAGGATTAGGGAGAGGAGTCGGTTTGCTAGTGCTACGtag
- the NAG2 gene encoding N-acetyl-glucosamine-6-phosphate deacetylase (EggNog:ENOG503NXV2; MEROPS:MER0033184; CAZy:CE9; COG:G), whose amino-acid sequence MSALRPSSSSTPSSRAQDHGEPEVIQFVNCRLLRDGKLVKGDLWINTKNGTIGSSKRAPDAVRDLQGCIIAPGFIDCQINGAIGFNFSTIPDDISDYPKQLTKVNKWLVQTGVTSYLPTLTSQHSEAYHKAIPFLTPTPRPSPDRGASVLGAHLEGPFLNPRKCGVHDRSVLRTAQSYQDLDTVYNLSRAPPHSVKMVTLAPEVLLQEGPEIISTLTGDGIVVSLGHTAASYEKAREALAAGARMVTHFFNAMPPFGHRESELSIANIIIPAGNEEAPSYGIIADGVHNHKSAVMLAHSVHPEGLILVTDAMHVLGLGDGTYPWRNGTEKSSVVKSRGRVMAPKMDEEKRERMVLAGSAVTLLECVNNFLGYIDTTSVGLEGDEGENERIVSALMAVTERPARLLGLEGSIGTLEDGTDGDIVVLERVTGEGGGGMVLKLREVWKQGRMVFEGENWGGVWRL is encoded by the exons ATGTCAGCCCTGCGCCCGTCGTCCTCGAGCACTCCATCCTCGAGAGCGCAGGATCATGGAGAGCCTGAGGTCATCCAGTTCGTCAACTGCCGCCTACTCCGAGACGGCAAGCTCGTCAAGGGAGATCTCTGGATAAACACCAAGAATGGCACCATTGGCTCTTCCAAACGAGCCCCAGATGCTGTCCGTGACCTCCAAGGATGCATCATAGCCCCAGGCTTCATCGACTGCCAAATAAACGGCGCTATTGGATTCAACTTCTCAACCATCCCCGACGACATCTCCGACTATCCTAAGCAACTTACCAAAGTCAATAAATGGCTTGTCCAGACAGGAGTGACATCTTACCTGCCCACCCTCACGAGCCAGCACAGCGAGGCCTATCATAAG GCTATCCCATTCCTCACCCCCACACCCCGACCATCCCCAGACCGCGGCGCCTCAGTCCTAGGAGCCCACCTCGAAGGCCCCTTTCTAAACCCACGCAAATGCGGCGTCCACGACCGCTCCGTCCTCCGCACCGCCCAATCCTACCAAGACCTCGACACGGTCTATAACCTCTCCCGAGCCCCTCCCCACTCTGTCAAGATGGTTACCCTAGCCCCTGAAGTCCTCCTCCAGGAAGGACCGGAAATCATCTCGACACTCACCGGCGACGGCATCGTCGTCTCGTTGGGACATACGGCAGCCTCGTACGAGAAAGCCCGTGAGGCACTCGCTGCTGGCGCGAGAATGGTGACACACTTCTTCAATGCCATGCCCCCTTTTGGTCACCGCGAGTCGGAGCTTAGTATCGCCAACATCATTATCCCGGCGGGGAATGAAGAAGCTCCCAGCTATGGCATTATTGCTGATGGGGTTCACAACCACAAGTCAGCGGTTATGCTGGCGCACTCGGTGCATCCGGAGGGGCTGATCTTGGTGACGGATGCGATGCATgtgctggggttgggggacGGGACGTATCCGTGGCGGAATGGGACCGAGAAGTCGAGTGTTGTCAAGTctagggggagggtgatggctccgaagatggatgaggaaaagagagagaggatggtgttggCGGGGAGTGCGGTGACGTTGTTGGAGTGTGTGAATAATTTTTTGGGGTATATTGATACGACGAGTGTTGGTTtggaaggggatgagggggagaatGAGCGTATTGTTTCGGCGTTGATGGCGGTGACGGAGCGGCcggcgaggttgttgggtttggaggggagCATTGGGACTTTGGAGGATGGGACGGATGGGGATATTGTTGTTTTGGAGAGGGTtacgggggaggggggtggggggatggtgttgaagttgagggaggtgtggaAGCAAGGGAGGATggtgtttgagggggagaatTGGGGTGGTGTCTGGCGGCTTTAg
- a CDS encoding hypothetical protein (CAZy:GH3; EggNog:ENOG503NWI4; COG:G): protein MVKLDGDLDPLWQDLDWAIGQMVIMGWDGTEVTPQIRHLIEEHHLGSILLTAKNLKSAHQTAKLVQELQTIAHQAGHLQPLLIALDQENGGVNSLYDEDYICQFPSAMGQAAAGNADLAYKVAKATATEVSAVGVNLILGPVLDVLTNARYQPLGVRAVGDDPQEVSQYGIAAMNGYKDAGVATCGKHFPSYGNLDFLGSSLDVPIITQTLEELSLSALVPFRNAIATGKLDAMFVGGCGITNPSMNVNHACLSDQVVDDLLRNELGFTGVAISECLEMEALRSEIGVKTGTVMAVEAGCDLVLLCRAYDVQLEAIAGLKLGVENELLTKERIYTSLRRVLKMKNACTSWAKALNPPGISLLSKIHPSHLNLSIKAYDDSITVIRDNEKLLPLNESMHQEEELLLLTPLVKPLPASSLTKNILEAKNKSDSAPSEHDKWIHRDRGVIMSGEGVFRELGRSLARARRGKLLHTSYTANGVRPVHENLIHRASCIVIVTADANRNLYQAGFTKHVSMMCSMLRASGQKKSLVVVAVSSPYDFAMDKSIGTYICTFDFTEMAMAALVRALCGSSRARGTLPGTLRKSRKAVKSRQHWLVEPYDRDRDSNGLNDLLSALARAAAPNHRFLTTTTAHSFEIFNPNIEESHFVVRNSSTQALYGFCATYLTQGTGIIGAIFVDPTKRNVAIGRSLHRRALRALIQKRGTKKIQLGICFPGVFLGIPTDDGGLKTWFSNSGWDLQFPRRLANMVIADLSSWSAPEGLLQSIQRANMSFDLIHGLENAETVLAHVAGNANPEVFELYRLALQETKSCGVVRAKCQRGGLVGTVVICSPGSPVAGYVPALQGGEEVLVGGIIAPVVAPGNGDLLVIQGLALMGLRQNKAHKSGRSVLSWVGEEGMEGLGAMGWEVLEGWEEFTNSVENWQDLA, encoded by the exons ATGGTCAAGTTGGACGGTGACTTAGACCCACTATGGCAAGATCTCGACTG gGCCATAGGGCAGATGGTGAttatgggatgggatggcaCCGAAGTCACTCCGCAGATTCGTCATCTCATCGAGGAACACCATCTCGGCTCCATCCTTCTCACGGCAAAGAATCTCAAAT CTGCCCACCAGACGGCCAAGCTCGTGCAGGAGCTTCAGACGATTGCTCACCAAGCCGGCCATCTTCAACCGCTCTTGATTGCATTGGACCAGGAAAATGGCGGCGTCAACAGCCTGTACGATGAGGACTACATTTGCCAGTTTCCCAGCGCCATGGGCCAAGCTGCCGCTGGTAATGCTGATCTCGCATACAAAGTCGCCAAAGCTACAGCCACCGAGGTCTCGGCCGTGGGGGTCAATCTGATTCTCGGACCCGTGCTCGACGTTCTGACAAACGCTCGTTACCAGCCGCTCGGTGTACGCGCTGTCGGGGACGATCCACAAGAGGTCTCACAATATGGCATCGCGGCTATGAACGGCTACAAGGATGCTGGGGTGGCCACTTGTGGAAAACACTTCCCTTCTTATGGGAATCTCGACTTTCTCGGGTCCAGCTTGGAtgttcccatcatcacccaaaCCTTGGAGGAGTTGTCCCTGAGCGCCCTCGTGCCTTTTCGGAATGCTATTGCTACTGGAAAGTTGGATGCCATGTTCGTTGGCGGCTGTGGCATCACAAATCCGTCCATGAATGTGAACCACGCCTGCCTCTCCGATCAGGTGGTTGATGACCTTCTCAGAAACGAACTTGGTTTCACGGGTGTTGCCATATCGGAATGCTTGGAGATGGAAGCTCTTCGAAGTGAAATCGGAGTCAAGACTGGCACGGTCATGGCGGTAGAAGCCGGCTGTGACTTGGTTCTGCTGTGTCGGGCCTACGACGTGCAGCTCGAAGCCATAGCTGGCCTCAAGCTTGGTGTAGAAAACGAGCTGCTCACCAAGGAGCGTATTTACACTTCTCTCCGCCGTGTTCTCAAGATGAAGAACGCGTGCACGTCCTGGGCTAAAGCGCTGAACCCGCCAGGAATTTCTCTGTTGTCCAAGATTCACCCGAGTCATCTCAACCTCTCAATCAAGGCATATGATGACTCCATCACAGTTATTAGGGATAACGAAAAGCTTCTGCCCTTGAATGAGTCGATGCACCAGGAGGAAGAGTTGCTACTCCTCACCCCGTTGGTCAAGCCTTTGCCAGCCTCGTCTTTGACCAAAAATATCCTAGAGGCGAAGAACAAGTCCGATAGCGCGCCGTCGGAACACGACAAATGGATACACCGGGATCGGGGCGTCATAATGAGTGGCGAGGGGGTGTTTCGGGAGCTTGGGAGGTCACTTGCCCGCGCTCGACGTGGCAAGCTGCTACATACCTCTTACACTGCAAATGGTGTTAGGCCGG TACATGAAAACTTGATACATCGGGCGTCCTGTATCGTTATTGTGACGGCCGATGCCAATCGAAACCTGTACCAGGCCGGGTTCACCAAGCATGTCTCAATGATGTGCTCAATGTTGAGGGCAAGTGGCCAGAAGAAATCCCTGGTCGTGGTGGCCGTCAGCTCGCCCTATGATTTCGCCATGGATAAGTCGATTGGGACCTATATCTGCACCTTTGACTTTACGGAAATGGCCATGGCAGCTCTTGTGCGCGCTCTCTGCGGAAGCTCGAGAGCACGCGGGACGCTGCCGGGGACTCTGAGAAAAAGCAGAAAGGCCGTGAAGTCGAGGCAGCACTGGCTTGTCGAGCCCTATGACAGGGACCGCGACTCCAACGGTCTCAACGATCTTTTGAGCGCTCTTGCTCGTGCTGCTGCCCCGAACCATCGGTTTCTGACCACGACAACGGCACACTCATTTGAGATTTTCAACCCAAACATTGAGGAGTCGCACTTTGTGGTTCGCAACAGCAGCACGCAGGCGCTGTACGGATTCTGCGCGACGTATCTCACCCAAGGGACCGGCATAATCGGAGCGATCTTCGTGGACCCTACCAAGCGCAACGTTGCCATTGGGCGTTCTCTCCATCGCCGGGCCCTTCGAGCGTTGATTCAGAAGAGGGGCACAAAGAAAATACAGCTGGGAATATGTTTCCCAGGTGTGTTCCTGGGCATCCCGACAGACGATGGCGGGCTCAAGACGTGGTTTTCCAACAGCGGTTGGGACTTGCAGTTTCCGCGACGATTGGCCAACATGGTGATTGCTGACTTGAGCAGCTGGAGCGCACCAGAGGGTCTGCTGCAGAGCATCCAACGGGCGAACATGAGCTTTGATCTTATTCATGGGTTGGAGAACGCCGAGACGGTGCTTGCGCATGTAGCCGGGAATGCGAACCCGGAGGTGTTTGAGCTGTACCGTTTGGCGTTGCAGGAGACAAAGTCGTGTGGGGTTGTTAGGGCCAAGTGCCAGAGGGGAGGGCTGGTGGGGACGGTGGTTATTTGTAGTCCTGGGAGTCCGGTTGCGGGTTATGTGCCGGCTTTgcaggggggggaggaggtgttaGTTGGGGGGATCATTGCGCCGGTTGTGGCACCTGGGAATGGGGATTTGTTGGTGATTCAGGGGCTCGCGTTGATGGGGTTAAGGCAGAACAAGGCGCACAAGTCTGGGAGGAGCGTGTTGAgctgggtgggggaggaagggatggaggggttgggggcaatggggtgggaggtgctggaggggtgggaggagtttACTAATTCGGTTGAGAAT TGGCAGGATCTTGCTTAG
- a CDS encoding hypothetical protein (EggNog:ENOG503NUVH; COG:E): MASYNGMPAMSSGATGPDALGHQGQQSLGIDGFDPHSMTFDDPLLHNLPFTPTAAYDFDTLSTTFEDPFSYPARPFGNDVANTALMGNLGGLGVDPESCYNGNHGGAEGSSSPQELDNKLLGFGAVVPGKATLIDPLGQFIEPMMSAELYGMFFVAEDVFGTDNGGDNRRPMELTCYRRNLWQCSGQITLPRQVAQYAVADGQQRMPVVELAASITALESIEGKQTEIISIPWKSNNPALGGVTEESTKSAGAPAITVLDLGSGQEIDGTNRVTVGVSWKRLQFKHATANNGRRKGLQQHYVVQINLLVKGKGGEYVKVAEVQSGPVIVRGRSPRNFDSRKDVPLSGDKRLLERKSIEGLSSGSTTTKQQQQHMGTPQSQPLSQDFGQGFLHRYQGMGSLPSTTDWSTPRPFLSPNPQQQHASKKLALSSPSLNRPPVPPWVPIDATLATPLPTGKQLQHTSNLLKPTRGLHSTSQSNNLPINLSLSEDERSPPNLNRSNSSGGESSQSPQQHFSMSSSSKAGNSRPGLGHKSQRTESGGAQQLNSPQDQTEVDMLYEYFPLSVDDWMPPVDAIYRPHVVHHTIVPPEVKAQQLRSKGKRYFAAD; encoded by the exons ATGGCCAGCTACAATGGCATGCCGGCCATGTCCTCCGGCGCCACGGGTCCTGACGCCCTGGGACACCAAGGCCAGCAATCGCTCGGCATCGACGGCTTTGATCCGCACAGTATGACATTTGACGACCCGTTGCT CCACAACCTCCCATTTACCCCGACAGCCGCATACGATTTTGACACCCTTAGCACAACATTTGAAGACCCGTTCTCCTACCCAGCCAGACCGTTCGGTAACGATGTCGCCAACACCGCTCTCATGGGAAATTTGGGAGGGCTAGGCGTCGACCCAGAAAGCTGCTACAATGGCAACCACGGTGGCGCCGAGGGGTCATCCTCCCCACAAGAACTCGACAACAAACTCCTCGGCTTCGGCGCGGTCGTCCCAGGCAAAGCCACCCTGATCGACCCCTTGGGACAGTTTATCGAACCTATGATGAGCGCAGAGTTATATGGCATGTTCTTTGTCGCCGAGGACGTCTTTGGAACAGATAACGGCGGTGACAACCGACGTCCGATGGAGTTGACTTGCTACAGGAGGAATCTATGGCAGTGTTCGGGGCAGATTACTCTCCCGAGACAAGTGGCGCAATATGCTGTGGCCGATGGGCAGCAACGGATGCCAGTGGTGGAATTAGCGGCGTCTATCACGGCGCTCGAGAGTATTGAAGGGAAACAAACGGAGATCATTTCCATCCCGTGGAAGAGTAACAATCCTGCTCTAGGAGGAGTGACTGAGGAATCGACAAAGTCCGCAGGGGCGCCAGCGATAACTGTGTTGGACTTGGGGTCGGGCCAGGAGATTGATGGGACGAACAGAGTGACGGTGGGGGTGTCGTGGAAGAGACTGCAGTTTAAGCATGCCACTGCGAACAATGGGCGGAGGAAGGGACTCCAGCAGCATTACGTGGTGCAGATAAATCTGCTGGTTAAGGGGAAGGGTGGAGAGTATGTCAAGGTTGCCGAAGTTCAGTCGGGACCGGTCATTGTGCGAGGCAGAAGTCCCAGGAATTTTGACAGTAGGAAAGACGTGCCTCTGTCAGGAGACAAGAGGCTACTGGAGAGGAAAAGCATTGAGGGGTTGAGTTCGGGCTCTACGACTAcgaagcaacagcagcaacatatGGGAACTCCACAGAGCCAGCCCCTGAGTCAAGATTTTGGGCAAGGTTTTCTTCATAGATATCAGGGGATGGGAAGTTTACCG TCCACGACAGATTGGTCAACTCCTCGACCGTTCCTCTCACCAAacccccagcaacagcacgcCAGTAAGAAGCTAGCTTTGTCCTCTCCAAGCCTCAACCGGCCGCCAGTACCGCCCTGGGTGCCAATAGATGCCACACTAGCAACTCCATTGCCAACCGGCAAACAATTACAACACACTAGCAACCTTTTGAAGCCAACCCGTGGACTACATTCTACTTCCCaatccaacaacctccctatcaacctctccctctcagAAGATGAGCGCAGCCCACCAAACTTGAATCGATCTAATTCCTCGGGTGGCGAATCGTCTCAAAGCCCACAGCAGCACTTTTCCatgtcgtcatcgtcaaaAGCGGGGAATAGCAGGCCGGGGTTAGGACACAAGAGCCAGAGGACTGAGAGTGGGGGTGCGCAGCAGCTTAACAGTCCGCAGGATCAGACGGAGGTGGATATGTTGTATGAGTATTTTCCATTGAGTGTGGATGACTG GATGCCGCCGGTGGATGCGATTTATCGACCGCATGTGGTTCATCATACTATTGTGCCGCCTGAGGTGAAGGCGCAGCAGCTGAGGAGTAAGGGGAAGAGGTATTTCGCTGCCGACTGA